A region of the Cydia fagiglandana chromosome 20, ilCydFagi1.1, whole genome shotgun sequence genome:
aatgattttattcaCATGAACATAATAGATAACATTCAAGACATACCTACAGTACGTGCAATTATAGACGTTGGCCACTAATTGGCATGTGAAACTTAAAAATAGTTCGATGATATACAACACGCAAAACGAAATATTAAGCCCTTATTTTACACAAACACAACTTAAATATtgacaattaaatatattagaTGTTTGTAATACATGCTCGTATTACATTGAAACCTGAAGCTAAAAAAATCGTCAAGACTAATAACAGGCCAATTTGAACGCAAGACACACTGACATCCAAATGATAttatttgaatcatgttatttagttacGTGCGTGTCGCCCGTGTTGATACATGAATGGACAAGAACGAGCGAAATGTAcatcattctgatatcagtgtacgttcgaactGGCCTGGCATAGAAGCAAGAATCACACAATAATGGAAAAGCCTACTAAAACTACGCGCTAAGTGAGTTAAACCGTAGAATAAGCTTAAAATAACTCACGACAGGTTAAATTCGACTTATTCATCCTTTAAATATCAACCCTCTATTTCAGAGGCCTTGAGCAACCCGCTACAAAATGCACAAGTCCAGCAAATTATTGACGTGAATATCACCGGCTATGTACTGTGCTCGCGCTACGCCGTCGCATCCATGAAGAAACGGGGAGTGGAAGGACACATTATTCATATCAACAGGTTGGTATAGCCTGTAGACTTGTAACTGGCCCcgaaccaggcgtggctcactccgcgatttcctcgctttgctacaggtagccaaaagtccatccgttcgaccccaattttggggtttgccataagccgcgcgtggcgctgtcgccacctagcggccatatctgtgctgatcgtggcagacgcgttttgttagagagtgagtcttctgtacctggtactattatttattctgtgcccgaactgctaatcctttgtctattgttaagtaaaaccgcacgtgctgcctacctgcaaaaaagggtcttaattttTCTAATTGGTTCTTGCAGAGCGCGGACTAGTCaatgctcaaaaaaccagtgtaggtgcgctcttcGATAACGCGAATTTGTTACGCATCTGGATGACATACTCGTATAATAAggtcttctacacgatgggccagcgccggccactccaagggacgcatttatgcgttagagagagcaagtgatattatTGCCAATCGAAAAACTATAGGTATAAGGTTCTTAACGCCAAACagagaatttcgtacattgacacgGGGGCAAGGACTTTACTGCAGATCTCATGCTGGCTCAATGGCGGAGACTTTAAAGCTATAgacgaccgcttaaatgagtcctcgcctgcgcggtacgggggcgacggggtaggacgactaagggtggcggggaaggtgcgggcggcaggcgtacggcgcccgcaccttccccgccacgtcataccccgtcgcccccgtaccgcgcaggcgaggactcatttaagcggtcggtctacaccgtgttttttttgttttctgttaatttcaagggtgcatttcTGAGCTTAAaacaagtaactttctcaaagacaccgatattctaattaactccgtttcggagataatcaataattgatatttttcctataaggcctctataAGCGTACGATATAAGGATGTTCTGAAAAGACATATGAAGAGATGCCAACTAGAGCCCTCTGACTGGGAGCGGAAGGCAGCGCAGCGGCccgaatggcggcgcctcattAATGATAGAGTTAACATTTTTGAGACGTAACGCCGCAGTGAGCTCGACAAAAAACGTGATGAGCTTAAGGCTCGGCCGCCAACCTCAATTTCCTACAACTATGTAGGTGGTGTGCTGACGTGCCCAaaatgcgctcgagtatttagcaagaagatagggtacgtgagccacctaagagcgcatcagagagtggatcagctacactctaataacacgagctaaaaattgcctagtccagagcacacagtcgctggggccgaaatcggtcaggagagcatcatcatcatcacacttgtcttagggccggtttacatattgattagtgtttagaatcagttcatacatttgctactaaacttgtTGACCGAGATTGTGTGTGTgtccgaagttaacggaattcaataaaaacacggtgtataggtaTCTTAACTTTTCAGCGTAGCAGGTCACTACCTCCCATCCATACCAGTGGCCAACTTGTACCCAATGACCAAACACGctatcaccgccttctgcaccGTGCTGAACGACGAACTGGCACACGCTAAGGCCCGGATTAAGACCACAGTAAGTCCTTAATGTGTCAAATACACGGTCGATAACAGTGGCCTACTTGTACCTGATGACTAAGCGCTGTTACCGCCTTTTGCACCGCGTTAACCAACGAACTGGCACACACACAGACTCGGATTTTTAAGACCTCCGTAACTCCCTAAACATATGTGTGTATTACCTACTGTGTGTAGACTCGGACCACCCTAACTTGACTTGGCATAATACCTTGGCGTGGAGACTTTAAGATGGGCAGGCACTGTCACATCCTTCTGTACCGGTACCGCGCTTCCGCACTTGCACCATCTTAACCAcgttaaggcgctcttatactgGAGTTTTACGTTTTcaagggggtgaagcagacgcaGCGATAGAATAGGCAGGGGGGCACCCCGCGCGCCCCACCGCACGATTCCCGCGCAACACGTCTACTTCCTTATTCTGTCGCCATCCGTATTCTGGTTTGTTAGTTCCGAAATTTTTTACGGAAATTTATATTGAATGAGGTTTATATATtgacgaaataaataaaattgagatTGTTTATAGGCTAATTCGTATTTTGAtgagtatttaatgaaatttacaATGGTGGTAAGTATAGATAATTGTATGTagagtattaaataaataaataataaataaataaataaatattatgggacattcttacacagattgactaagtcccacagtaagctcaagaaggcctgtgttgtgggtactcagacaacgatatatataatatacaaatacttaaatacatagaaaacacccatgactcaggaacatatatctgtatcatcatacaaataaatgcccttactgggattcgaacccaggaccatcggcttcgcaggcagggtcactacccactaggccagaccggtcgtcaaaccacaaaataagtaagtattccacagtaaaataataaaaatcaatcaTTTCTAATCACATTTAATTCCACGTTGTTTTATAattcatgtagtcttgtgtgatataataagctttagaaatcgatacttttgggttcaattggcgtaaaggacattttggcgaaaatgagttatatatacagttttattcaaaagtccaagcgctttcgttctgTATAGTTAAATATTCAATATCTCTTTAAATGTTCTCAATTTTATACTATGATTTTGGAAAAACACCTTAGCTCAGGGGGCGTAAATGACAAGTTATAAATTACATAGTATAGTAAAAGTAATTGTTATAAATTGTATTGatagacataaataaatagatatagatgctaggacagcagtgattctgctgcagtaatataaacaaattaaaaaaaatgttttttagcaaacattttttgtaagtacattaagccctttttctaataaaacaaCCATAAaaaagaggcgtaagggacgcccttcttaaaaacagtcgtgttttttggcgtaacggacatgctattttcgtAAATAAGTATTGTATTATAAGTTCAAGCAGTCAGTTCAAAAGAACTCAAAAAGTTAAGAATAAGCCATAAATACAGACATCCGTTTATTGAAACAAACAAAAaggtatgattttttttctcaaaaccaAAGCGTTTTTGGCTCTCCTAAAAATCGCGTTTTGTCCGTTAAACCCTTcgagcctacggtagtcgatGTGTACCGTAGTTGGTAACGAATACACCCTGAATTTAGAATAAAAATGTCTGAGTATGTCACTTACGACCCCCTACCAAACAAGACTCACTAAATTATCAAAGATGTCATTGTCGTAAAGGACATTCATAGTGTTTTTGACCAATTTTAAAGGACATCAACTTCTTTCGTATTGAATTTATAGATATGATCGCTAATTTAGGTTAAAGAGACTAACATTTTGAATACTTTTCCaatacacatcaaaaatatagctcgataaataaataaaaatatatcaacattAAACAAAACATCGCAGTTATTCgcgtctcctgaaaagtagcattttgtcctttacgccaatcgAACCCAAAGGTATCTTCAGTTTTGTCTTGACCGGGCGCGTGCAATATTACACTGGACTGCCGAGATAAGCGAGTGTTCAAAAACTAATTTGCTACTCCTAAACGATTTCCTATTCCTAAATGATCGATTTAAAAGTAATGTTAAAAATAGGCTCATATTAATTgttatattgttttattatataGTGGACATAATATTGTCTATCGTTCGGACAATATTTTATTGAACTTGCCGAGTTTTTTTAGTATGAATGTACTCTTAGCTATCTATGTATGTTTATGTAACCTGAGAGATTTAACTAGTCTTCAAGTGTGGTTTCATTTAGATAGATTAAACACACTGTAAGACAAAAGTTCGATAATATCGATACCATTGATAAAATATGCCGCTGTCGATCGTCCTATAAGTTGTCAAACACAGTCCTTAATAATCCCCTATCCTCCTAAGgtccaaggtcctacctatagcatttattcagttcgatgaaatttaaatcataataatattcaattggaacagtcgttcaattttcatttttttttgtaataatggaTGTTCTTGTATAAGATATATGTGAAAGCTTTTTAGTACTAGAATTTTTAATCAATAGCCTTACCAcgactttgacactgacatattcgctaacgtctgcgtaacttactttctatacatcatcgagtatcttattttaaaacgattatGAAACAATTAAGTAAACGAATTAATTTAAACCGATTTggtcattaaatattaattacttcTTCGTCCAGATACGTTTCAAACTTTTTAAAGTGCTTGAAACgaagtttttttgttttatatcaACGAGTTAGTGTAGCTGAGCTCATGCAATGacagaaataattaaattacacacaAACAACCACTTCCACTGCTCAGGGACGAATAATAACAGGCATAACATATCCCTGCGCCCGATCAAGCTGCATCTCCGATGAGAATCGGGATAGCGAGGCGATGGGCAGTCGCTGATACACTTGTCTTGTTCTCTTAATCAACAAAAAATGCGAATCAGAAAGGTACAGAGTGTATTATGTACAGGCCAGTATGTTGTCGCAGGACTATAAGAGATTCCACTGCGAGTAAAATAACGATAGTTGCTGAAAAAACCTGAGCTGAGGTTTCTAAGTTAAAGGGCAAACTTTACATTTTAGTAATAAAGGGcccataaaactatttaataatttgGTATTATAGACCTTTACGCCCATGAATAAAGATAACTGCGGAAAAAACTCTTAGCGTAAATGATTTCAAATTTAAGGACATTATAGTAataaagtccccaatccgcattgggctagcgtggggactatagcccaagccctctcgcgcatgagaggaggcctgtgctcagcagtgggacgtatataggctgaaatgatgatgatgatgatagtaaTAAAGGTCCCAGGAaactttttatttgatattatacACCGCTACGTCCATGATATTAGTTTTGAATTTAGAGTTTAGAAATTAATTTGTGGTAGTAAAAGACACATtatcaaaacataatattaagaCACATTAATATTAGAAAAGTCCTGTACAACCTGGTTCGCTTCATGTACTTatggtaaaatcatttttagggcGGGTtgtaaagggcaagtaaaataatatcaatactAAAATATGTCCTTTATGACCATCTTGAccatacgatatgaaaaatcatcaagacaaatgaagggcttaaaggacAGCAAAAGACATGTGAGtcatttacaacaatatttatatttagcggtAACCTTTACGATAACATCTATGAACATGTAATTTATGACTGTTCATTTATGGTTCCTGAGCTAAGGTGTTTTTGCAAAATCATAGTaaaaaattgggtcgtaaaggcaactttttaaaaGATATCGAAATTTTAACTATGCAGgacgaaagcgcttggaattctgaataAAACTGCATATATAACtaattttcgccaaaatgtcctttacgccaattgaacccaaagatatcgatattatgaatgtcacaaatttatgtaaatttaatgaaatttatctctaagtaagtctctatggttcattttatatcttcttcttcctcgcgtcatcccggcatttcgccacaggctcatgagagcctggggtccgcttgacaactaatcccatgatttaacgtaggcactaatttttacgaaatTCTATGGTTCATTTTATATATTGCTTGAATAGCcttcttctgcagaacaaaaatggtatttagagttagacgaagaaaagtctgcagcggatttaatagcccacgcagtgcaagtgttattttaaatgtcaaacttctatgaaattatgagtgtaaataatacttgcactgcgtgggctatcaaaatcgcctaAAGACTTTTCTTAGTTTAACTCTAGTAACTATTCGGTCGTATCAATGTTACAATAGTATCTGAACGGTTGCTCCTTCTGTCTTATGATGACATAATGCTATGGcagttatgaaaataaatactgATCGAGTTGTTTACACATAGGTTAGCAAAcgttttgctcactgcaaaagctgcagaactcagtctaTTTGAAAGAGCAgaaatatggggaccccacttgAGTTTAGAATCTAGAGTTATACCATGAAAAACTGTAGGTACTATCAACTAATCGTAATATGGAGCGCTTCAAAAATTGGCGAGCGTCCGACCTCCAACGCGTCCCGCTCGGGACTGAGCGGTGAGATGGCAGCGGGGGCGTGAGTAAATGGTGCCGTGAATTCGaaaattttgagtttaaagTTATATGTGTTACGAAATTAACAAGATTAAACCCGACGGACATTACATCATTACAGACGTTTATTTTGATGTGATTTTCAATACATAAAgtagtataatatttaaatgaaatgaGTTTTAAGGTGGAAAATAAGGGTatgtttggattttttttctatcgagcgaagTTTGTCCAGTTATGTAACGAGTACCCGACGTACTTAGATAAAGGTCTCAAAaacaacatatatttttttcacgtgTTTAATCTTTGCCGTTTCTTAATAAAATGGCATTAAAATTACGTTTCTAAGAGCTTACCTCGCCTTAAGTTTGATAGTACGAAGTGGAAACGCCTGATAAAATCCGATGGCAATTGTAATAGTATAGCTATTGATATTCATAAATATTGTCATGTGGTCTCTAAAAGGCCCTCaaggggcctagccaagattaaAATCGTTGGCATAAAACGCTATACTTACGTATATTATATAATTGTTTATGCCAATGGAAAGTTACATAATGTATAGAAATACacagtcacgtgacttttcccgatacattatttttgttcgTTTAATAGCGTTTGTCTATGTACGATAGCAATTTCTAGGCCCTCTGCTCCACTGCCGATCAGTATTTTACTATATCAGTACCTTTAAGCCAGCATTAACACTACTTTTACAGAGTCTCTCCCCTGGCCTGGTGGACACGGATATGGGCCGCCTGGTGGACGACGACGTCGCCCAGATAGCCGACCAGGCGAACTCTGCCACGCCCAAACTTCGCACGCAAGACGTTGCCGATGCCTTGATTTATGCTGTGTCTTCGCCTCCCGACGTCAATGTAAGACAGCCCCCCATATCTTGTGTTGCAGTCTCCTCTCGACCTGATACAGAAAAGGGTCGCATAATGGGCCGCCTCTTGAGAGAGGACGTTGACCCGACAACCGACCAGACGTAGGTCATATATACCACGCCTATAAATAGTAGCATGTATTGTTAAACTGTGGCAACCTTCATTCAATTGTCACTTACCCTAAACTAGTTGccctaaagaaaaaaaaagttcagAGATCTCCCTCGAACTATTTCGCCCGGCAGGTTTTTGAGAGGCGAGAGCGCAGTCTACTTTACGAGTATTATGTCTATGGCCTGAACCCAGGaagtttatcaataaataatattgttttcagatattgGAGTTGACTATCAACCCTCTCCATGAGATAAGGCACTAAATGAAGAACAATGAAATAGCGGCTGGCTTATAATGCCACGTTGCATCAAAGTGGAACAAAAATATAAACGTTTACAAATTAATTTGTATTTCATTTGCCATCAAAAGGTGTGATGAACCGTTTGAGAGACGATATGAAACTACCTAATTTAAGGATTATTATGAAAAGTGGACGTCCGGTTCCACCTCCGTCTTTGGGTCTCCGTCTTACggatgtgtaccaaatttcaaacaaatcgctggtatcgtcttgggtcgtcccattcgttattcgtcaagttcttaaattagtcctattctgctttcgtcactcattctacattgaaagccaccgatgaTTGTGAATACGACtgatttaagaacttgacgaaaaatgaatgcgacgacccaagacgataccaaatcGCTCCAGTTCTTTCGTGACGAATTGACTGTGCTGTGACAGACAGCAAAGGAAAGTAAAGATAGGTATTTTATACATCAAtagcaatatttttattgattttcaaCAAGGAAAAACCACAATGGCTGAGTTACTCTGTGTACGGCTGTGACAAAGTCTGGGCTTATAAGAGTAGACCAGGTACATTCAGtgctataaaaataatttctattTGATATGTATAGTTTCTATAGTTGTAGTtgctagcaagcgcagcgtaggacgtccgtccacaagatggacagacgaccttgtcgCCGGAAGACgttggatgcgggtcgcttcctatcggcacgtatggagatccaagggggagacCTATGTTCAGCGGTGGACGTCTTAttgctgagatgatgatgatgatgatgtatagttGTACCTATATAAACTAAGTGAGTAGATATACATCACATTTGAATGCGcatgttttatttcttatttaggaggcaaacgagcagacgaaccGCCTGACTCACGCTCACGGGAGCTGCGGcccagacacggcccggtctaacgtaagtcatcctttacaGTCACCCATGAACCTAACATGCCCACAAGCTAAGCTAATAGCTGTAATCCAGTACCTAGTTAATCctttttttttgcgttcctctaaatttatccatgagtaggtatatattcatagactaggaatcctccagaccgagtttagagcaattatttaatgcaaccaatgatgccaaaaatgcgggggtgcgcgggacgaggtgagcgaagtcccgtgccgtgattggtccgttcaaagacacggacttcacacaaagacacttcgactcgaacatggagtaaaattaccgtatgcgtggcagagggggtagcgcgactatgctcagtctggtggatgACTTGTCTGTgtatatattatacaaatatatgATTGCTATATTCTTAGTTTATGTCTGACGAAAGAGATAATTTTAAAGGTCACTTGATGACCTTATGCAAAAAATAACGCATTCGGTTTTTGCTTAGATAAATAATTTGTCTTTAGTTCACACTGTCGTGTTTTAGTGTACCTACCAGTACCTACTAGTAGTGCCTGAGTTGTGAAAGAATATAGCCTGGATGCAGTTTAAAGACTTTAaaggtacctaggtaggtacaggTAAAGTCTAGTGTAATAATTATGCACGTAGAAATTTTTTCTATCAATAAAATTCAAgtataataaaaagaaaaacagtCTTAAAAAgcgaatagaatcaggcgttactttgcggaaatccatattaattaaaaccaaaaatattactttgctaatccgcgaaaagataacgtggtcaatcagtgctaacccgttatacttacttgtgtatACTTAACACACCTTACTTGTGTTAGGTACTTGTGTACTTGTGTTGTGTAAAACTGGAGCGATTTGTATACACAAGTAattataacgggttagcactgattgactagcttgttatcttttcgcggaatagcaaagtaatatttttggttttagtCTTaaaaggtatatatttatttattatacaaaaggttaaaggtacataaataatcatacaaaagtaacttaaatatagatggtcaagcaaatcttgtcagtagaaaaaggcgcgaaattcaaattttctatgagacgctatcccttcgcgcctacatttttcaaatttgccgcctttttctactgacaagatctgcttgaccaagtatatatctaaatattaaaatattttaatctaaaagacctccgcgggctgtaccgggtgcaaaggataaatataatattattcctTTATATTTACGCTAGCAAATGATATGTTTGAGGTCAGTGCCATGCCAAATCTTAATAAAAGCGTCAACACGCTGTCGAACCAAATGCCAACGGTGCGGTACGGTGCGGTTGCGGTTGCGATTTTAGTATCGTAGATTTGTTTCAAAGTTTTGTACAGTTTAACGATTAGGTCTGAAGCGTACCGAATTCTCATAGTTAAACGCATTTATTGTTATGGTAATAGGTTAGTTCCAGTCAAAGACTACCTACTCCAAGATCCAGTGAATAAATAGGACGGTTTGCGCCACCAACCATCAAAGACACACATGCTACACTAATTATAGTAATAATTAAGATTTAACCTAAGTAGCTACCCACTTCTATGATTTTAGATTAACAATAAACCGTGGAAACTAGGCATTCTAGGCAAGGCTTTTCTACCTGATTTGCACAGTAATAATGGCTCTTAATTAAAAATGGGGGATCTTATAAGAGGGAGTCTGTGTTTGCAATGAATGCCGAGGAAAATTCAGAGGTAAGTATATGTAGTTTCTCTAGAAAAATGTTTACTCATATCATATCGGGGACAACATGATCAGACATTGAACTCACTTCTTGAGGCATTGCATGGTCTGTTGTAGCTCCTAGGTATTAAGAAAATCATTGAAGTTAGTGTGTAGTGTGTGTTGGGAGACTGTGGTTAAAATATTTTGAGATAGGTAAgtacgatatcggcctgtcagttagaacaaaattttgacagttccgagcaactgacaggccgatacaggtgggctgttaatcagtgggaaCCTTTAGGCACATACAGTTAAATAAATTCTATTGTCTAACCATTTTGGGGTAACTTTACATTGGACATTTAATAGTGAGATTAGTGAGTATTGCACCACCAAAATAGCTAAAACCATAAATAGATAAAAAATCCTATTCTAATCctaattagaaaaaaggtaaacaatcttgacgtgtctttttattgaacaacacttttgaaaaataagtcacggcaaatatgtaggtatcgtTCCATGACCAAATGCAGTTAAGTAGCAATGGTCGCGAGCAGTGGGTAATAAGACTTAGGTAAGCGAGCGCACTGCTGTTTAATTAATAATGGAATTGtatagtactattagttattctgtgataGAAGCTTCAACTTGCTTTAACTCTAACTCTAGCTTGGGTATATAGCCATATTGTGAAGCTTGTATATTGCAGGTATTTGTACCATGGAGCGATGGGTGGGACAGACCGCGGTTGTGAC
Encoded here:
- the LOC134674670 gene encoding farnesol dehydrogenase-like, which codes for MERWVGKTAVVTGASAGIGAAICVRLANEGLRVVGLARREELVQQLQADVTGAGKIYAVRCDVGKPEEIAAAFERVETEHGGVDLLVNNAALLLSGHITEALSNPLQNAQVQQIIDVNITGYVLCSRYAVASMKKRGVEGHIIHINSVAGHYLPSIPVANLYPMTKHAITAFCTVLNDELAHAKARIKTTSLSPGLVDTDMGRLVDDDVAQIADQANSATPKLRTQDVADALIYAVSSPPDVNILELTINPLHEIRH